A section of the Humulus lupulus chromosome 2, drHumLupu1.1, whole genome shotgun sequence genome encodes:
- the LOC133816519 gene encoding uncharacterized protein LOC133816519: SSNSSSSRSCSSSSSKRSSSSISSSSSNSSSSNSSSSNSSRSSSSSSSSSSSSSSSRSSSRSISSSNSSSSSSRSSSSSSCSNISSSGSRSSSSSSSCSSSSSGSSSSNNSTSSSNRSSSSTNSSSSSTSTSTSSSSCSSSSSSISRNNSSSSSSSSSSSSISSSSSSGSSISRSNCSSSSSTSSGSSSTSSSSS, translated from the coding sequence agtagcaatagcagcagtagcagaagttgcagtagcagtagcagtaaaagaagtagtagtagtatcagcagcagtagtagcaatagcagcagtagcaatagcagcagtagcaatagcagcaggagcagtagtagtagcagcagtagtagcagtagtagtagtagtagcagaagtagtagtagaagtattagtagtagcaatagtagcagtagtagtagtcgcagtagtagtagcagtagttgtagtaatattagtagcagtggtagtagaagtagtagtagtagtagcagttgcagtagtagtagtagtggtagcagtagcagcaacaacAGTACCAGTAGCAGTAATAGGAGTAGCAGCAGTACcaacagcagcagcagtagcactAGCACTAGCACTAGCAGCAGTAgctgcagcagtagcagtagtagtatcaGTAGGAAtaatagcagcagcagcagtagcagtagtagtagtagtagtattagtagtagtagtagcagtggtagcagtATCAGTAGGAGCAattgcagcagtagcagtagtaccagcagtggtagtagtagtactagcagtagtagtagc